In one window of Candidatus Lernaella stagnicola DNA:
- a CDS encoding thioredoxin family protein encodes MGIWKKLFGGDTESDVSFEQITDADFKAQLAAIDKPVMLFLWSNTCPYCRKMAHNVRSVLGRHRDRIVGLHANAGEVPAIAGALGLRGVPATAFFHRGKLVELVGGFRPEDHLEAVIATRFGLPPATD; translated from the coding sequence ATGGGCATCTGGAAAAAACTATTCGGCGGCGACACGGAGTCGGACGTGTCGTTTGAGCAGATCACCGACGCCGACTTCAAGGCGCAATTGGCGGCCATCGACAAGCCCGTTATGCTGTTTTTGTGGAGCAACACCTGCCCCTATTGCCGCAAAATGGCCCACAACGTGCGCAGCGTGCTCGGGCGGCATCGAGACCGCATCGTGGGCCTGCATGCCAACGCGGGAGAGGTGCCGGCAATCGCGGGCGCCCTGGGCCTACGCGGCGTACCCGCCACGGCCTTTTTCCACCGCGGCAAGCTCGTGGAACTGGTCGGCGGTTTCCGCCCGGAGGATCATCTGGAAGCGGTGATCGCCACGCGTTTCGGCCTACCCCCCGCCACCGACTAG
- the mazG gene encoding nucleoside triphosphate pyrophosphohydrolase, with protein sequence MSKYTFDECVAIVRRLRSPDGCPWDNEQTIDSVLKYFLEEAYEALDAADRHDWPEFAEELGDTLWEILFLARMAEQEGLFSIDDVLQLLGEKMVRRHPHIFGEEKLESAAEVVAQWSEIKKQEKKSESTAGVIAKVPAALPAILRAHRISERAAKTGFDWENTAQVWEKVEEEKQELAEAMAGGDREAIEHELGDMIFALVNLGRHLDISAEDATRRATSRFIERFALVEQGLLDRGESFAGKSIDELERLWQEAKKQIG encoded by the coding sequence GTGAGCAAGTACACCTTCGACGAATGCGTGGCGATCGTGCGCCGCCTGCGCAGCCCGGACGGCTGCCCCTGGGATAACGAACAGACCATCGATTCGGTCCTGAAATACTTCTTGGAAGAAGCCTACGAGGCCCTGGACGCCGCCGACCGCCACGATTGGCCCGAGTTCGCCGAAGAGCTTGGCGACACCCTGTGGGAAATCCTCTTTTTGGCCCGCATGGCCGAGCAGGAAGGGCTCTTTTCCATCGACGACGTTCTGCAACTGCTGGGCGAAAAAATGGTGCGCCGCCACCCCCATATTTTCGGCGAGGAAAAACTGGAGAGCGCCGCCGAAGTCGTGGCGCAGTGGTCCGAGATCAAGAAACAGGAAAAGAAAAGCGAATCGACCGCCGGCGTCATCGCCAAGGTGCCCGCCGCGCTGCCGGCGATCTTGCGCGCCCACCGCATCAGTGAACGCGCCGCCAAGACCGGCTTCGACTGGGAAAACACCGCGCAAGTCTGGGAGAAAGTCGAAGAGGAAAAGCAGGAACTGGCCGAGGCCATGGCCGGCGGCGACCGTGAGGCCATCGAGCATGAACTGGGCGACATGATTTTCGCGCTGGTCAATCTCGGCCGGCACTTGGATATCAGCGCCGAAGACGCCACGCGGCGCGCCACGAGTCGGTTTATCGAACGCTTCGCGCTGGTCGAGCAAGGCTTGCTGGATCGGGGGGAGTCGTTCGCGGGCAAAAGCATCGACGAACTCGAACGCCTGTGGCAGGAAGCCAAGAAGCAAATCGGCTAA
- a CDS encoding Ig-like domain-containing protein: MNKQLDRWVRLIALLVLLAIMFAPVIGCDENDENDTSGDDDDTLDDADDDTIDDDDDTTGDDDTAAVVVELVPDSEMLPVGASENFVALVTYPDDTTAQNPAEIVWTTADETVATVAGGSVTGVGSGVTTLVATLGDAEASAPVYVAPDVFAFDLFTGTIDTIDRIAQTFTVDAFAAGAYAAVPNRIFALEGILYVTDSGDFGAGIVGEEKLVAIDAVDGAATTVTLDMDSPWATTAYDGMFYTAGNLSDQLALITSTGTVNYVDLPAGCVPVDLVGAAGKIYVSCSGFDGASYGDFVAVYDLATESVTEITLAAGQNPGAIVATWDEANVYVVATGNYVDVLGAVNKIDTAADTVVSSFDLGTSPGGAALSWFNDVLFVLDGVNMYAIDTADGDAILRGPDDPIIVGDEGAWLSAIHVHDDTANVYVANQNYTSFVNEIEVYDGDTFAFLQSYDISASGSSPGGIASW, encoded by the coding sequence ATGAACAAGCAGTTGGATCGTTGGGTACGCCTGATCGCCTTGCTTGTGCTGCTGGCGATCATGTTCGCGCCCGTAATCGGATGTGACGAAAACGATGAAAACGACACATCTGGTGACGACGACGACACACTTGACGACGCCGATGATGACACAATCGATGATGACGACGACACAACCGGTGACGACGACACTGCGGCCGTCGTTGTCGAACTGGTCCCCGACTCCGAAATGCTGCCGGTGGGCGCGAGTGAAAACTTCGTGGCCTTGGTGACCTATCCGGACGATACCACCGCCCAGAATCCCGCCGAGATCGTCTGGACCACGGCCGATGAAACCGTCGCCACAGTCGCCGGCGGATCGGTTACCGGCGTCGGCTCCGGCGTCACCACGCTGGTCGCCACGCTGGGCGATGCCGAAGCCAGCGCACCGGTTTACGTGGCGCCCGACGTCTTCGCCTTCGACCTGTTCACCGGCACGATCGACACCATCGACCGCATCGCACAAACCTTCACCGTCGACGCCTTCGCCGCCGGCGCGTACGCCGCGGTGCCCAACCGCATCTTCGCCCTCGAAGGCATACTGTACGTGACCGATTCGGGCGATTTCGGCGCCGGTATCGTGGGTGAGGAGAAACTGGTTGCCATCGATGCCGTGGACGGCGCCGCGACGACCGTCACGCTCGATATGGATTCCCCGTGGGCGACGACCGCCTACGACGGCATGTTCTATACGGCGGGCAACTTGAGTGACCAACTCGCGCTGATCACGTCCACCGGCACGGTGAATTACGTCGATCTTCCCGCCGGTTGCGTCCCCGTCGATCTCGTCGGCGCGGCGGGTAAAATCTACGTTAGCTGCTCGGGTTTCGACGGCGCGAGTTACGGCGATTTCGTGGCGGTTTACGATTTGGCCACCGAAAGCGTCACCGAAATCACGCTGGCGGCCGGGCAAAACCCAGGGGCGATCGTGGCGACCTGGGACGAGGCGAACGTGTACGTCGTGGCTACCGGGAACTACGTCGACGTGCTGGGCGCGGTGAACAAAATCGACACCGCCGCCGACACCGTCGTGTCCAGCTTCGACCTGGGAACTTCGCCCGGCGGGGCGGCGCTTTCGTGGTTCAACGACGTGTTGTTCGTATTGGACGGCGTGAACATGTACGCCATCGACACCGCCGACGGCGACGCCATACTGCGCGGCCCGGACGATCCGATCATCGTGGGTGACGAGGGTGCCTGGCTCTCGGCGATTCATGTCCACGATGACACCGCCAACGTGTACGTCGCCAACCAGAACTACACGAGTTTCGTCAATGAAATCGAGGTCTACGACGGCGATACCTTCGCCTTCCTGCAGAGCTACGACATCAGCGCCTCCGGCTCCTCGCCCGGCGGCATCGCTTCCTGGTAG
- a CDS encoding SGNH/GDSL hydrolase family protein, whose product MNAAAYTFLLVVFFLAWSALLWFRRRLRFAEILLTAATLGLLLWLSAGFDWGVFDEDAYPVPPPDQTWNIAAHTDLLNNQAGLKFRTFRGRTVRTEKRGATRLVALGSSSTFGSGLPARVPAYPALLEQILARSGGRSFEVINAGLTGHHSFQLMILLTEVLAHTRPDLVLFYYGKNEGTGNSVKRYYQHAAAIKQASSCRNPACLRWAIAHGTAHPWLLRIGTALERLGGYRWLRNRILSWRQRYPAGVEPAPQDMELPPNSDEILDRMATAAQEHGFRLVLVPELRREGGPVNGSYAARMEKHAAVAGVEFLDISGAFGVHPELFQDDIHPTGAGHQHLAEVLAAALAANEWL is encoded by the coding sequence ATGAACGCCGCCGCCTACACGTTCCTGCTTGTTGTGTTTTTTCTCGCGTGGTCGGCGCTTTTGTGGTTTCGCCGCCGCCTGCGTTTTGCCGAAATCCTTCTGACCGCCGCCACGCTCGGACTGCTGCTTTGGCTTTCGGCCGGGTTCGACTGGGGCGTGTTCGACGAGGACGCCTACCCGGTGCCGCCGCCCGATCAAACCTGGAACATCGCCGCGCACACCGACCTGCTCAACAACCAGGCCGGATTGAAATTCCGGACGTTCCGCGGCCGCACCGTACGGACCGAAAAGCGAGGCGCGACGCGGCTGGTCGCGCTGGGATCCTCCAGCACCTTCGGATCGGGTTTGCCCGCGCGCGTGCCCGCCTACCCCGCCCTGCTGGAGCAGATCCTGGCTCGATCGGGCGGACGCTCTTTCGAGGTCATCAACGCCGGACTGACCGGCCACCACTCGTTTCAGTTGATGATCTTGCTGACCGAGGTGCTCGCGCACACCCGCCCCGACCTCGTGTTGTTTTACTACGGAAAAAACGAGGGGACGGGCAATTCCGTCAAGCGTTACTACCAGCACGCGGCGGCGATCAAACAGGCCTCGAGTTGCCGGAACCCCGCCTGCCTACGTTGGGCGATCGCGCACGGCACCGCCCACCCGTGGCTTTTGCGCATCGGTACGGCGCTGGAGCGCCTCGGCGGCTACCGATGGCTACGCAACCGCATTCTATCCTGGCGGCAGCGTTATCCGGCGGGCGTCGAACCCGCCCCGCAGGACATGGAACTGCCGCCCAACAGCGACGAAATTCTTGACCGCATGGCGACGGCCGCGCAAGAACACGGGTTTCGCCTCGTGCTCGTGCCCGAATTGCGTCGGGAGGGTGGTCCGGTCAATGGGTCGTACGCGGCGCGGATGGAAAAGCACGCTGCCGTCGCGGGCGTGGAGTTCCTCGACATCAGTGGCGCATTCGGCGTGCACCCCGAGCTATTTCAAGACGACATCCATCCCACCGGCGCGGGCCACCAACACCTGGCCGAGGTGCTGGCCGCGGCGCTGGCCGCCAACGAGTGGCTATAA